The following coding sequences lie in one Mercenaria mercenaria strain notata chromosome 5, MADL_Memer_1, whole genome shotgun sequence genomic window:
- the LOC123557686 gene encoding heat shock 70 kDa protein 12A-like, whose translation MATKTGTAKTERKSKSGKVVVAAIDFGSTFSGYAFSFSHDYEVEPTKVSVNTSWVAGSAGLMSLKTPTILLLDNNKKFVAFGDEAEEKYLDIAADEEHHKYYYFRRFKMLLYKVSGKLTRDVMIPDDKGRQMAALLVFSISIRYLKDHLMDTLGRRMTGILPGDIRWVLTVPAIWSDGSKQFMREAAEKAGIKKDCLIIALEPEAASLFCMHLPVDKLDSGRECGTKSQEISPFAKGTRYVVVNIGAETIDATVYEVVDEDKLKEVTYASGGACGGTCVDDAFEKFLRGMVDIEKKDRKDKMTVFDRFKQDAEEDWVDLFKEFETKKRGIKAKGAGDERSKETIKVPPRLAEIFRESTGKVLKDYIKTKKEYADKVTWVGEKMRVEAGIFRSWFNESCENTVKHVKEIFKQKSSAGTNTILLVGGFSESPILQEAIRKNFPDKRLIIPEESGLAVLRGAVSFGHNPVTIVSRIAKRSYGIRVYRDFQDGVHPLNKKVKIGGKTKCKDVFAVHVKKGQELIVGEAQSNKRYIPLEPAQISLVFDIYTSTEEDPQYVTDVGCEYVGQLEVEVPDLSGGKARGVWVKMIFGGTEVTVEAREEKTNKLTKAKFDFLLSNQTASDSA comes from the exons ATGGCAACAAAAACAGGAACAGCAAAGACAGAAAGAAAGAGTAAAAGCGGGAAGGTTGTTGTGGCAGCCATAGATTTCGGAAGCACATTTTCTGGTTATGCATTTTCATTCAGCCACGACTATGAAGTTGAGCCGACTAAAGTGTCGGTAAACACGAGCTGGGTGGCCGGATCTGCCGGGCTGATGTCATTGAAAACTCCAACAATTCTTCTccttgataataataaaaagtttgttgCTTTTGGGGACGAAGCAGAAGAGAAATATTTGGATATTGCAGCAGACGAAGAACATCACAAATATTACTACTTCCGGAGGTTCAAAATGCTTCTGTACAAAGTATCG GGTAAGTTGACGAGAGACGTAATGATTCCAGACGACAAAGGACGACAGATGGCTGCCTTACTCGTATTTAGTATTTCCATCAGATATCTTAAAGATCACCTGATGGATACACTAGGCAGGCG TATGACAGGCATCTTACCAGGCGACATACGGTGGGTACTTACCGTACCTGCCATCTGGAGTGATGGATCAAAGCAGTTTATGAGGGAGGCTGCGGAAAAG GCGGGAATCAAGAAAGACTGCCTTATTATTGCCCTTGAACCGGAAGCTGCGTCATTGTTTTGTATGCACCTTCCGGTTGACAAATTGGATTCCGGTCGGGAGTGCGGGACAAAGTCACAGGAAATCTCGCCTTTTGCGAAGGGAACAAGATACGTGGTAGTGAATATTGGAG CTGAAACTATTGATGCAACTGTATATGAGGTGGTAGATGAGGACAAACTGAAGGAGGTTACTTACGCTAGTGGAGGGGCATGTGGTGGAACATGTGTCGATGATGCATTTGAGAAATTTCTACGGGGAATGGTTG ACATAGAAAAAAAGGACAGAAAGGACAAAATGACGGTTTTTGACAGATTTAAGCAGGACGCAGAGGAAGATTGGGTTGACCTCTTTAAGGAGTTTGAGACAAAGAAAAGAGGCATAAAGGCCAAAGGGGCTGGCGATGAGAGATCAAAAGAGACCATTAAAGTCCCACCTAGACTTGCTGAGATTTTCAGAGAATCTACGGGAAAAGTACTGAAGGATTACATTAAAACAAAGAAGGAATATGCTGACAAAGTTACCTGGGTCGGAGAGAAAATGAGAGTTGAGGCGGGAATATTTAGGTCATGGTTCAACGAATCTTGTGAGAATACGGTAAAACATGTCAAAGAAATCTTCAAGCAAAAGTCAAGTGCTGGAACAAACACCATTCTTTTAGTCGGCGGGTTTTCCGAGTCCCCTATCTTACAAGAAGCCATAAGGAAAAATTTCCCAGACAAAAGGTTGATTATCCCAGAAGAATCGGGATTAGCAGTTTTGAGAGGTGCTGTCAGTTTTGGACACAATCCAGTGACAATTGTTTCACGTATTGCTAAACGTTCCTATGGTATTCGCGTGTATCGGGATTtccaagatggcgtccatccATTGAACAAGAAGGTGAAGATTGGAGGAAAAACTAAATGCAAAGATGTGTTTGCTGTCCACGTTAAAAAGGGCCAGGAACTGATTGTAGGCGAGGCGCAATCGAACAAACGCTATATACCACTAGAACCTGCCCAAATATCGTTAGTTTTCGACATTTACACGTCGACTGAGGAGGACCCACAATACGTCACTGATGTAGGCTGCGAATACGTAGGTCAACTTGAAGTCGAGGTTCCTGACCTTTCTGGTGGGAAAGCACGTGGTGTTTGGGTTAAGATGATTTTTGGAGGCACAGAAGTCACGGTCGAAGCTAGGGAAGAGAAGACAAATAAACTTACGAAAGCAAAGTTTGACTTTTTGCTCAGTAATCAAACTGCGAGTGATTCTGCTTAA